One Fuerstiella marisgermanici DNA window includes the following coding sequences:
- a CDS encoding choice-of-anchor Q domain-containing protein, translated as MLEQRSLLTTFNPTTPSELIANINTANTNGEDDTIDLGGQTFTFDQTNFFQGAEADGRNAVPSILSDGGNVVTIINGHLQRDAASTANFRLLHVSGNAELNLEGVTISGGDSRSTDAFQATGNRGGGIFVSRNATLNVTSSVIRDNTTTNSGGGISNRGYLTIEDSLISGNTAVSRFYTNGGGLVNAQGTVIVRSSTFTENAADSGGAILTSGSGSSLDIDDSLLSGNEALTGSGGAIRNSSATTVTNSTISDNRAGTLGGGVYNLNGGLTATNTTITGNRAGTGGGGIQSYAVTAVTLNNTIVAGNSLNSGASNDIEATTPATGFNNLIGDAATSGGFMDGVNGNIVGNGGTGTIDITTVLDSNLAANGGPTLTHALIDGSPAIDGGDNTLAAGLDFDQRGAGFNRIIEGTVDIGAFEAEEAASLVVTTDQDVVNANDGLTSLREAIAFANSDPDFSEITFGDGSSLAGGTSFIDATPDTITLGGTQLVISSDVTLSGPGADLLTIDAAGASRVLRIAPGNFDVTLDSLSLINGDSIDDGGGILNSSHGVFTLSNSVLASNTSARTGGGLSSFENGTVRILDSTVTGNHADSGGGITSLGNVPLIIDGSAITANTATVVGGGVYVGGQLRITNSTIADNVSALGGGILQSAWTAEIVNSTIAGNRATDPVVGGGGIFNVNDLDLTISNSLIAGNVAPTGSDFSNTYTTGSTTINNSIVGDASDIGTTSGSNNQFDIDWKTVLENDGLVPILADNGGPTQTIALLPGSPAINAGDDAAASGLSTDQRGETRFVSTVDIGAFEAQEAASLVVTTDQDVVNANDGLTSLREALAFANSDPDFSEITFGDGSSLPGGTSFIDATPDTITLGGTQLEISSDVTITAPGADLLTVSGDDQSRVFDVLSGDVTFDSLKISDGTAQAAVDDRDNGAGVRVSNTAEVAIYDSVISDNLQRYGNGAGIHNEGVLTILRSAIVHNLSAKGNGGGGISNDGGTLTISDSSVSQNDTTDVGGGIWNIAGTLIITNSTIANNIGGGVHVSAGTVSVVNSTVAGNRLELPNQGGFTNVNGTVSLQNSIVAANDRYIPGSGPIDVMGTVTGNNNVISELSSSGGLQNGLNGNIVGGDWTTVLANDGSDPILADNGGPTETIALLPGSPAINAGDNAAASGLTTDQRGESRFVGTVDIGALEAPAVTLAQAISDATVLEDASDEVIELSQTFADSSAVMLSVFSDNTSLVNATLSGTELTLNFGTDQNGTAEITVIATDGPLQTTETFTVTVSAVNDAPTVLTPVADVTVDEDSADEVIDLSNVFADIDSSSLTLTAASSDGTVVGTSVSGTDLTLSFPADANGSATVTVTADDGALTVSDTFSVTVSAVNDAPTVVTPIADVTVDEDAADEVIDLAGVFDDIDGDTLTLTAVSSDGTVVGTSVSGTNLTLSFPADANGSATVTVTADDGALTVSDTFSVTVSAVNDAPTVVTPIADVTVDEDAADEVIDLAGVFDDIDGDTLTLTAVSSDGTVVGTSVSGTNLTLSFPADANGSATVTVTADDGALTVSDTFSVTVNAVNDAPTVDSTLLPDFAVDEGSSDVTIDLSTVFADVDDATLVYSAQSSDGTIVATNLSADLLTLSFPADGAATITVTATDAAGASVSDDFIVTVNDVVTEPDPGVTVVDGKLIITGTDGNDSILVKKFFGKYYVYTNIPGFTFTKINASQVDEICVDGGAGNDTIVMGWFVYAPTTLNGGAGNDYIVGGFGNDLIDGGEGDDCLHGDTGDDTIFGGDGDDWIDGGWGDDIVYAGAGDDYVWGGFGDDILLGQAGNDRMYGGSGRDIIIAGEGADRLYGQGQDDILITGDTNWDDDEDALKAMRDVWTGRGSARNRAQAVHDSGLEVFHDDDVDKVWGGWGLDWMLFDRNLDRAYC; from the coding sequence GTGCTCGAACAACGTTCGCTGCTCACGACGTTTAATCCGACAACTCCGAGCGAACTCATTGCTAATATCAACACGGCAAACACCAACGGCGAGGACGACACCATTGATCTGGGCGGGCAGACGTTTACGTTCGATCAAACCAATTTCTTTCAGGGCGCTGAAGCCGACGGCCGAAATGCCGTTCCCAGCATTCTGAGCGATGGCGGAAATGTGGTGACGATCATCAATGGACACCTGCAACGAGACGCCGCGTCGACGGCCAATTTCAGGCTTCTTCACGTCTCAGGCAATGCTGAGTTGAACCTGGAGGGGGTCACGATTTCCGGGGGCGATTCCCGCAGCACAGATGCCTTTCAGGCAACGGGCAATCGCGGAGGGGGAATCTTCGTCAGTCGGAATGCCACGCTCAACGTCACAAGCAGCGTGATTCGGGACAATACGACAACCAACTCCGGTGGTGGAATTTCCAACCGCGGATACCTGACGATTGAGGACAGCCTGATCTCCGGTAACACCGCAGTCAGCCGGTTCTACACGAATGGCGGCGGCCTTGTCAACGCACAAGGCACGGTCATCGTTCGCTCGAGCACGTTCACAGAGAACGCTGCGGATAGTGGTGGAGCGATTTTAACGTCTGGCTCCGGAAGCAGCCTGGACATCGACGATTCCCTGTTGTCCGGGAATGAGGCATTGACCGGCTCGGGTGGGGCGATCAGAAACTCATCCGCGACGACGGTGACTAACAGCACGATTTCGGACAACCGTGCTGGCACGTTGGGTGGCGGCGTGTACAACCTCAACGGCGGCCTGACAGCAACGAACACCACGATCACCGGAAATCGAGCAGGAACGGGCGGCGGTGGCATTCAGTCCTACGCTGTGACCGCTGTGACGTTGAATAATACGATCGTCGCCGGGAATTCTCTTAACTCGGGTGCGTCGAATGACATCGAAGCCACCACCCCAGCCACGGGTTTCAACAACCTGATCGGAGATGCGGCCACTTCGGGAGGATTCATGGATGGCGTGAACGGCAACATCGTGGGCAACGGCGGCACCGGTACGATCGATATCACCACCGTGCTCGACTCCAACCTCGCCGCTAACGGCGGCCCGACGCTGACGCACGCACTGATTGATGGCTCGCCCGCGATCGACGGCGGAGACAACACCTTAGCCGCCGGGCTTGACTTCGACCAGCGCGGTGCGGGGTTCAACCGCATCATCGAAGGCACCGTCGACATCGGAGCTTTCGAGGCTGAGGAAGCGGCGAGCCTGGTGGTGACGACGGATCAGGACGTCGTGAATGCAAACGATGGCCTGACCAGTCTTCGCGAAGCCATCGCGTTTGCGAATTCGGATCCGGACTTCAGCGAAATCACGTTCGGAGACGGCAGCAGCCTGGCTGGCGGCACCAGCTTCATCGATGCCACGCCGGACACCATTACTCTGGGCGGCACGCAGCTTGTGATTTCCTCAGATGTCACCCTCAGTGGCCCAGGAGCCGACCTGCTGACAATCGACGCCGCAGGCGCCTCGCGAGTGTTGCGCATCGCCCCGGGGAACTTCGATGTTACGTTAGATTCGCTGTCCCTGATCAACGGAGATTCCATCGACGACGGCGGCGGCATTCTGAATAGCTCCCATGGCGTGTTCACACTGTCCAACAGTGTGCTTGCGTCAAACACCAGCGCCCGCACGGGGGGAGGATTGTCCTCATTCGAGAATGGCACCGTCCGGATTTTGGACAGCACAGTCACAGGCAATCATGCAGATTCGGGAGGTGGTATCACAAGTCTCGGAAACGTGCCGCTGATCATTGATGGAAGCGCCATCACGGCAAATACAGCAACGGTCGTGGGAGGCGGGGTTTACGTAGGGGGACAGTTGCGTATCACAAACAGCACCATCGCCGACAATGTTAGCGCGTTGGGAGGTGGAATCCTCCAATCCGCCTGGACAGCGGAAATCGTCAACAGCACAATCGCCGGCAACAGGGCGACAGACCCCGTCGTCGGCGGAGGGGGAATCTTTAACGTAAACGATCTGGATTTGACAATCAGCAACAGTCTGATTGCCGGCAATGTCGCGCCTACGGGCTCCGATTTTTCGAACACATATACAACAGGATCGACCACGATCAACAACAGTATCGTCGGCGACGCCAGTGACATCGGTACCACGTCCGGCAGCAACAACCAGTTTGACATCGACTGGAAAACAGTGCTGGAGAACGACGGCTTGGTTCCGATTCTGGCAGACAACGGCGGGCCGACACAGACCATTGCTCTGTTGCCCGGTTCGCCCGCGATCAACGCGGGTGATGACGCGGCAGCGAGTGGCCTGTCCACAGACCAACGCGGTGAAACCCGATTCGTCAGCACTGTGGACATTGGTGCGTTCGAAGCTCAGGAAGCGGCGAGCCTGGTGGTGACGACGGATCAGGACGTCGTGAATGCAAACGATGGCCTGACCAGTCTTCGCGAAGCGTTGGCGTTTGCGAATTCGGATCCGGACTTCAGCGAAATCACGTTCGGAGACGGCAGCAGCCTGCCTGGCGGCACCAGCTTCATCGACGCCACACCAGATACCATCACCCTGGGCGGCACGCAGCTTGAGATTTCCTCGGATGTCACCATCACAGCCCCCGGAGCTGACCTGTTGACGGTCAGCGGGGATGATCAATCAAGAGTGTTTGACGTCCTGAGTGGTGACGTCACGTTCGACTCACTCAAGATCTCTGATGGAACCGCACAGGCTGCAGTTGACGATCGCGACAACGGTGCCGGTGTCAGGGTAAGTAACACAGCGGAGGTCGCAATTTATGATAGCGTCATATCAGATAACCTCCAACGCTATGGAAACGGTGCAGGAATTCACAACGAGGGTGTATTAACCATTCTCCGGAGTGCGATCGTCCATAATCTGTCCGCAAAAGGGAACGGGGGTGGTGGTATTTCGAATGACGGAGGGACGTTGACAATTTCCGACAGCTCTGTGTCGCAAAACGACACCACGGATGTGGGTGGTGGCATTTGGAACATCGCCGGAACTCTAATCATTACCAACAGCACGATTGCTAACAACATTGGTGGAGGCGTACATGTTTCGGCGGGCACTGTTAGTGTGGTAAACAGCACAGTCGCAGGAAACAGGCTCGAGTTGCCAAACCAGGGCGGCTTCACAAATGTCAATGGAACCGTAAGTCTTCAGAATAGTATCGTTGCTGCCAACGACCGATATATCCCGGGCAGCGGTCCAATTGATGTGATGGGAACTGTCACAGGCAACAACAACGTCATCAGTGAGTTGAGTAGTTCTGGTGGCTTGCAGAATGGCCTCAACGGCAACATTGTTGGGGGCGATTGGACCACCGTCCTTGCAAATGACGGCTCTGATCCAATTCTGGCAGACAACGGCGGGCCAACAGAAACAATTGCTCTGTTGCCCGGTTCGCCCGCGATCAACGCGGGTGATAACGCGGCAGCGAGTGGCCTGACGACCGATCAACGTGGTGAATCTCGATTTGTGGGCACTGTAGACATTGGTGCGCTCGAAGCTCCGGCTGTCACACTGGCTCAGGCAATCAGCGATGCCACGGTGCTTGAAGACGCTTCTGATGAAGTGATCGAACTGTCGCAGACGTTTGCGGATTCTTCCGCTGTGATGCTGAGTGTTTTCAGCGACAACACGTCTTTGGTCAATGCGACACTCAGTGGAACGGAGCTGACGCTAAACTTCGGAACGGACCAAAACGGCACCGCAGAAATTACGGTCATCGCGACCGATGGTCCCCTGCAAACGACGGAAACCTTCACTGTGACGGTTTCGGCTGTCAACGATGCTCCGACGGTTTTGACCCCGGTCGCAGACGTGACAGTGGACGAAGACTCCGCCGATGAAGTGATCGATTTGAGTAACGTCTTCGCCGATATTGATTCTTCCAGTCTGACACTGACCGCTGCGAGCAGCGACGGCACAGTTGTAGGTACGTCGGTGAGTGGAACTGACCTAACTCTCAGCTTCCCAGCCGATGCGAACGGTTCGGCGACTGTGACCGTGACCGCCGATGATGGTGCCCTGACGGTTTCGGACACCTTCAGCGTGACGGTTTCGGCTGTGAATGATGCACCGACCGTGGTGACTCCGATTGCCGATGTCACAGTGGACGAAGACGCGGCCGATGAAGTGATTGATCTGGCCGGAGTGTTCGATGATATTGATGGTGACACACTCACACTGACCGCTGTGAGCAGCGACGGCACAGTTGTAGGTACGTCGGTGAGTGGAACAAATCTGACGCTCAGCTTCCCCGCCGATGCGAACGGTTCGGCGACTGTGACCGTGACCGCAGATGATGGTGCCCTGACGGTTTCGGACACCTTCAGCGTGACGGTTTCGGCTGTGAATGATGCACCGACCGTGGTGACTCCGATTGCCGATGTCACAGTGGACGAAGACGCGGCCGATGAAGTGATTGATCTGGCCGGAGTGTTCGATGATATTGATGGTGACACACTCACACTGACCGCTGTGAGCAGCGACGGCACAGTTGTAGGTACGTCGGTGAGTGGAACAAATCTGACGCTCAGCTTCCCCGCCGATGCGAACGGTTCGGCGACTGTGACCGTGACCGCAGATGATGGTGCCCTGACGGTTTCGGATACCTTCAGCGTGACGGTCAACGCAGTCAATGATGCTCCGACCGTGGATTCAACCCTTCTGCCCGACTTCGCGGTTGATGAAGGTTCGTCGGATGTGACGATTGATCTTTCAACGGTCTTCGCTGATGTCGACGATGCAACTTTGGTTTACTCCGCTCAGTCTTCCGATGGCACCATCGTCGCGACAAACCTTTCGGCTGATCTGCTGACGTTGAGTTTCCCGGCAGATGGCGCGGCGACGATTACGGTGACCGCGACGGATGCCGCGGGTGCCTCTGTCAGTGACGATTTCATCGTGACGGTGAATGACGTTGTGACGGAACCTGATCCGGGTGTCACTGTTGTGGACGGAAAGCTGATCATCACCGGCACCGACGGCAACGACAGTATTCTGGTGAAGAAGTTCTTCGGCAAATACTATGTTTACACAAATATTCCGGGCTTCACATTCACAAAAATCAATGCTTCGCAGGTGGATGAAATCTGCGTCGACGGCGGTGCCGGAAATGATACCATCGTCATGGGCTGGTTCGTGTACGCTCCGACGACGCTGAACGGCGGTGCTGGCAATGATTACATTGTCGGCGGATTCGGCAATGACTTGATCGACGGCGGCGAAGGCGATGACTGTCTGCACGGTGATACGGGCGACGACACCATCTTTGGTGGTGACGGTGATGACTGGATCGACGGCGGCTGGGGCGACGATATCGTCTACGCCGGAGCGGGTGACGATTACGTCTGGGGCGGTTTTGGTGACGACATTTTGCTGGGACAGGCGGGTAACGACCGCATGTACGGTGGTTCGGGTCGAGACATCATCATCGCCGGTGAAGGTGCCGACCGGTTGTACGGTCAGGGGCAGGACGACATCCTGATCACCGGCGACACCAACTGGGATGATGATGAGGACGCACTGAAAGCCATGCGTGACGTGTGGACGGGCCGCGGTTCGGCACGCAATCGGGCTCAGGCCGTCCATGATTCCGGTCTGGAAGTGTTCCATGACGACGACGTGGACAAAGTATGGGGCGGCTGGGGTCTGGACTGGATGCTGTTCGACCGCAACCTGGACCGAGCCTATTGCTAG
- a CDS encoding glycosyltransferase family 2 protein — protein sequence MYERTLTALPVYNEANHVPDVLNQVLQHADDVLVVNDGSTDGTSAALAAFEDRVHVETHSVNRGYGAALKTAFDYAVRYGYDVLVTIDCDGQHQPQLISEIAQLVGDPANPVDMVSGSRYLQPTAQVGVAPEDRRRINMQITRCLNEQLGFNITDAFCGFKAYRVSSLADLDITDHGYAMPLQLWVQAADLNWKISEFPTPLVYLDEDRSFGGSLDDAAVRLAHYRSVLNAELSRRGMHQRFTADCGKSGA from the coding sequence ATGTACGAAAGAACCCTCACCGCATTGCCGGTCTACAACGAAGCCAACCACGTGCCTGATGTGCTGAATCAGGTGCTGCAGCACGCAGACGATGTGTTGGTGGTCAACGATGGATCAACAGACGGCACCAGCGCCGCTTTGGCCGCGTTTGAAGACCGCGTGCATGTGGAAACTCACAGTGTGAATCGTGGCTACGGTGCGGCGTTGAAGACGGCGTTCGATTACGCAGTCCGCTATGGGTACGACGTTCTCGTCACCATTGACTGTGACGGACAGCACCAGCCGCAGCTGATTAGCGAGATCGCTCAGCTGGTGGGTGATCCGGCCAATCCCGTCGACATGGTGTCCGGCAGTCGCTACCTGCAACCCACAGCACAAGTAGGCGTGGCGCCTGAGGATCGGCGGCGGATCAATATGCAGATCACTCGCTGCCTGAACGAACAACTGGGCTTCAACATCACGGACGCTTTCTGCGGGTTTAAGGCATATCGAGTTTCGTCGCTGGCCGATCTGGACATCACCGACCATGGTTATGCCATGCCGTTGCAGTTGTGGGTGCAGGCGGCCGACCTGAACTGGAAGATCTCTGAGTTTCCGACGCCGCTGGTTTATCTGGACGAAGATCGCTCCTTCGGTGGTTCGCTGGACGATGCCGCCGTCCGATTGGCTCACTATCGTTCTGTGCTGAATGCGGAACTCAGCCGACGCGGCATGCACCAACGTTTCACGGCCGACTGCGGAAAAAGCGGCGCGTAG
- a CDS encoding DNA polymerase ligase N-terminal domain-containing protein: MVLPSEEARRRFVILEHNHPFLHWDLLMERDGALASWRLLQPVVCGQWIDAEVLPDHRMMYLDYEGPVSRDRGSVKRIAGGTFRQLTAVTGPTDSTTTSFELADCELAMQAMLRTRTDCPPQWRFE; this comes from the coding sequence GTGGTTCTTCCATCCGAAGAAGCAAGGCGGCGATTTGTGATTCTGGAACACAACCACCCGTTTCTGCATTGGGATCTGCTGATGGAACGTGACGGCGCGTTGGCGTCGTGGCGGCTGTTGCAGCCGGTTGTCTGTGGCCAGTGGATCGATGCAGAAGTACTGCCCGACCATCGCATGATGTATCTGGATTACGAAGGCCCCGTCAGCCGCGACCGCGGCAGTGTGAAACGAATTGCAGGCGGCACGTTCCGACAGTTGACCGCAGTGACCGGTCCAACGGATTCAACGACAACCAGCTTCGAGCTCGCGGACTGCGAGCTTGCCATGCAAGCTATGCTTCGCACGCGGACCGACTGTCCGCCACAATGGCGTTTCGAATGA
- a CDS encoding aminotransferase class I/II-fold pyridoxal phosphate-dependent enzyme: MTDQSFENRVQQRLQELHDQQRFRAANVVQLLADGRCEIDGQAIINFGGNDYLGLAHEVGRVFREEAVTQVGATASALVAGRSQLHRDLENALAAFEATEAALLFPTGYAANLGVLTGLVEDGDAVFCDRDNHASIIDAARASAGKMLVYRRDRLAALQQSLAKRRHEFRNVFLVTDGVFSMDGTVAPLAELCDLAEQFDARVIVDEAHGTGVLGTHGRGACDLAGGNDGASVEDRVLLRVGTMSKAMGGLGGFAVSTQPVIDLLRNTARTQFYSTALPPAMCAAMLESLRIITSEPERRERVQQLTELAHNEIVARGLSTVPGGVTPIVPVIVPGEAAVMKASSGLREAGYFVPAIRTPTVRAGAERLRLSFGVHHSEEAVTSVLAAISDLTSGLAAGF; encoded by the coding sequence ATGACGGACCAGAGTTTCGAAAATCGCGTTCAGCAGCGACTTCAGGAACTACACGATCAGCAGCGTTTTCGTGCTGCGAACGTCGTGCAGTTACTGGCAGATGGGCGTTGCGAAATCGATGGCCAAGCGATCATCAATTTTGGCGGCAACGACTACCTGGGACTCGCGCACGAAGTTGGGCGTGTGTTTCGTGAAGAAGCGGTGACTCAGGTGGGAGCGACCGCGAGTGCTCTTGTGGCCGGCCGCAGTCAGCTGCATCGCGACCTTGAAAACGCCTTGGCCGCCTTCGAAGCCACGGAAGCGGCGCTGCTGTTTCCCACCGGCTATGCGGCCAACTTAGGCGTGCTGACAGGATTGGTCGAAGACGGCGACGCGGTGTTTTGTGACCGCGACAATCATGCCAGTATCATCGATGCGGCGCGAGCGTCGGCCGGGAAGATGCTGGTCTATCGGCGAGATCGGTTAGCCGCGTTACAGCAGTCGCTTGCCAAACGTCGCCACGAATTTCGCAATGTGTTTCTGGTCACGGACGGCGTGTTCAGTATGGACGGCACGGTCGCTCCGCTGGCCGAACTTTGTGACCTGGCCGAACAGTTCGATGCTCGAGTGATTGTTGACGAAGCTCATGGAACCGGCGTGTTGGGAACTCACGGCCGCGGCGCGTGCGACCTGGCTGGTGGAAACGACGGAGCCAGCGTCGAAGACCGCGTGCTGCTGCGAGTCGGCACGATGAGCAAAGCGATGGGCGGGTTGGGCGGCTTTGCTGTTTCGACTCAACCAGTGATCGACCTGCTTCGCAACACCGCTCGGACGCAGTTTTATTCCACCGCGTTGCCGCCAGCGATGTGTGCCGCGATGTTAGAATCGCTGCGCATCATCACGTCGGAACCGGAACGCCGCGAACGCGTGCAGCAGCTCACGGAGCTCGCACACAACGAAATTGTAGCTCGAGGCCTAAGCACCGTGCCCGGTGGAGTGACGCCGATCGTTCCGGTGATCGTGCCTGGTGAAGCGGCGGTCATGAAAGCGTCGAGCGGACTTCGTGAAGCCGGCTACTTTGTCCCCGCGATTAGAACTCCCACCGTCCGTGCGGGTGCTGAGCGGCTGCGGTTATCGTTTGGGGTGCATCATTCGGAAGAGGCGGTCACTAGCGTGCTCGCGGCGATCAGTGACCTGACATCCGGTTTAGCGGCTGGTTTTTAG
- a CDS encoding rhomboid family protein: MGIRNRPYAQQPIDQFPATPRSIVSKIIIATVAVFVLQILTRTAQGSSLIADWFAIERDLVFQYGQIWRLLTYAFCHSEVQLSHVLFNMLALYFLGRIVAQTIGQREFLWMYLAAAVFSGIVQTSVMAIFRSPGAAWVMGASGAVSAVFMLFALHYPRVKVHLFGILPVEARWLLAVVVGYDALGFLGLVPSFFVPAGATVAHAAHLGGLIFGLLYFRWDMNLTSWWDRFAGRTRVPKLRRQNIKLYNPGTQPEVDYSVKIDDILAKISREGEASLTARERRILTQASEHLKTSR; the protein is encoded by the coding sequence ATGGGAATCCGGAACCGTCCATACGCTCAACAACCGATTGATCAATTTCCCGCGACACCCCGGTCGATCGTCAGCAAAATCATCATCGCGACGGTGGCGGTGTTCGTTCTGCAAATTCTCACCAGAACGGCTCAGGGCAGTTCATTAATTGCCGATTGGTTCGCGATCGAACGCGACCTTGTCTTTCAATACGGACAGATTTGGCGTCTGTTAACGTATGCGTTCTGTCACAGCGAAGTTCAGCTGTCGCACGTGCTGTTTAACATGCTCGCGCTGTACTTTCTCGGCCGCATTGTCGCTCAAACGATCGGGCAACGCGAATTTCTATGGATGTATCTGGCGGCTGCAGTCTTTTCCGGTATCGTCCAGACTTCTGTCATGGCAATCTTCCGATCGCCTGGAGCAGCTTGGGTCATGGGAGCATCGGGGGCAGTGAGTGCCGTCTTCATGCTGTTCGCGCTGCACTATCCTCGCGTCAAAGTTCATTTGTTCGGTATCCTGCCAGTTGAAGCTCGCTGGCTGCTAGCCGTCGTTGTCGGTTACGACGCACTCGGTTTTCTGGGACTTGTGCCATCCTTCTTTGTACCGGCTGGTGCGACGGTTGCTCACGCGGCTCATCTTGGCGGACTGATCTTTGGACTGCTGTATTTTCGCTGGGACATGAACCTGACGTCGTGGTGGGATCGGTTTGCGGGGCGAACGCGAGTACCCAAGCTGCGGCGGCAGAACATCAAGCTGTACAATCCTGGCACTCAGCCCGAAGTCGACTATTCAGTGAAGATCGACGACATTCTGGCCAAGATCAGTCGCGAAGGCGAAGCCAGTCTCACCGCACGCGAACGACGCATTCTGACACAAGCCAGCGAGCATCTAAAAACCAGCCGCTAA
- a CDS encoding exo-beta-N-acetylmuramidase NamZ family protein: MPPPALRRRSLSAVMLLSVVAMSAVAVAADPVLTGVDVLRRDQFKTLAGQRVGLITNHTGLTADGVTTVQLLHDAPNVKLAALFSPEHGFEGKLDVSKIGDATDESTGLKIFSLYGKTRKPTPEMLQEIDTIVFDIQDIGARFYTYTSTMGEALKAAAEHGKRFVVLDRPNPINGVDVAGPMLDAGQESFVGFHSLPVRHGMTIGELAMMFKSELKLEVDLQVVKCEQWKRDMFWDGTGLVWVNPSPNMRCLTQALLYPGIGMIETTNISVGRGTDTPFEVIGATWIQPRQLAAALNAQNVPGVVFVPIRYSPASSKYADEVCGGINIIITDREKFEPLQTGFEISRQLQKLHPDDWKGQSAYRLLGNKKTLNAITEGQSADDVRRAAAEGVDEFLARRKKFLLYN, translated from the coding sequence ATGCCTCCGCCTGCGCTACGACGGAGATCGCTGTCGGCAGTTATGTTGCTAAGCGTCGTGGCCATGTCGGCTGTGGCTGTGGCCGCCGATCCTGTGCTCACAGGCGTCGACGTGCTGCGGCGTGATCAATTCAAAACACTGGCCGGGCAGCGAGTTGGTTTGATTACCAATCACACAGGGTTGACGGCTGACGGAGTCACGACTGTACAACTGCTGCACGATGCTCCCAACGTCAAGCTGGCGGCGTTGTTCAGTCCGGAACACGGCTTCGAAGGTAAACTGGACGTTTCAAAAATCGGCGACGCGACCGACGAATCGACGGGCCTGAAAATCTTCAGCCTGTACGGTAAGACACGCAAACCGACTCCCGAGATGCTGCAGGAGATCGACACGATCGTCTTCGATATTCAGGACATTGGTGCTCGGTTCTACACATACACTTCAACGATGGGCGAAGCATTAAAGGCGGCCGCCGAACACGGCAAACGTTTTGTTGTGCTGGATCGCCCGAATCCGATCAACGGTGTGGACGTGGCCGGGCCGATGCTGGATGCGGGGCAGGAATCGTTTGTTGGCTTCCATTCGCTGCCGGTTCGTCATGGGATGACAATCGGTGAACTGGCAATGATGTTCAAGTCAGAACTGAAGCTGGAAGTCGACCTGCAGGTTGTGAAATGTGAGCAGTGGAAGAGGGACATGTTCTGGGACGGCACTGGTCTGGTTTGGGTGAACCCGTCACCGAACATGAGGTGCCTCACTCAGGCGCTGCTGTATCCTGGCATCGGCATGATTGAGACCACGAATATTTCCGTGGGTCGAGGCACCGACACGCCTTTCGAAGTCATCGGTGCGACGTGGATCCAGCCACGGCAACTGGCTGCGGCATTGAACGCTCAAAATGTCCCCGGCGTCGTGTTTGTACCGATTCGCTATTCACCGGCGTCCAGCAAGTACGCGGACGAAGTGTGTGGCGGGATCAACATCATCATTACCGATCGCGAAAAGTTTGAACCGCTTCAAACCGGCTTCGAAATATCGCGCCAGTTGCAGAAGCTTCATCCGGATGACTGGAAGGGCCAAAGCGCCTACCGGCTGCTGGGAAACAAGAAGACTCTAAACGCGATTACGGAAGGCCAGTCGGCCGACGATGTCCGTCGCGCGGCCGCTGAAGGCGTGGATGAGTTCCTCGCACGGCGCAAGAAGTTCCTGCTGTACAATTGA